The DNA sequence GTCCCTCTTGCTCCTTTGGGATCCATGTCCTAAAGCGGCTCCTGCCAGGTCAGGGACATGAAGGAGAAAGTGCCCAGGTCACCAAGagctccccattcccatcctgctGGCTCTCTCTGTGTGTTCTGTCCCGGTGTTGTTTCCCAGGGCTCGGTGCAGTCACAGGGCAGTCGGAAATGGTTTTGCATCTTTGGCTTCCACACAGTTCCACAGGCTCAGGATTGTTgatcttgatttttttcattttctctatgaATCAAgtgctctttttctttgttgtgAGAAACGACGCCTCACTtcttaacattttaaaaatttattaaaatacaaCAAGGGACAAGGTAAAAGGAACAGTGCGCAGTGTGCACTCGCAGCCAGAGGCACGGCCAGAGGCACACTGCTCAAAACAGAAACAGGTTTTGTACCCTCTTGGTAAACCGCCCCCCGGTAATCCAACCCCTACATTCAGACCCATTCCGCTTTTCCAACACAGCTCCTCCTCTATCCCGCCTTCCCGGAGCTTTTGCAGCGCTTCGGGCTTCGACTGACCACCATGGTCAGAGATCAGCATTACAACTCTAAACATGAACACAGTGCTCACGTTAGAAAAACTCCAAAtcttaaacaaaagaaaagaaaaaaaaaaaagaagaaaaaaaaaacagacagaAGGGGAAGGATGCTCCCAGTTATCCCAACCCCTCTCCTGCTatccagaggcaccagccctgcacGGATTTGGGAAATCACTGCCACCCTGTGCTGGGTTTGTCCCCAGGGATTAAGGTGTCCCATTCTTTGCAGGCAGAGCTCCCTGAAAACACCATGAAAGTCATCTGCTGAGCCAAAGGAGATGGAGTTCATTCCCTGGGACTGAGGCCATGAGGGTTATTCCATGGGGAATAGAGCTGGGGAACAGCACTGAGCCCAGCTGCACTGCTTGGAGCCATGTGGatccaggagggagcaggaaagCCATGCTCCAAtgtgctccctgcagagcatcccacaaAAATCACCTAAGGCAGtgcccctgctcccttctcctgCAGGAATACAGCACCACAGGGAGGGTGATCCTGTGGATATTGATTATTTAGGAGGCTcatgtagcagatagggcctggcgttcggaagatctcgtgatgttacgggaagacagggcccctgtccccttagataagaaaattaacataggaatgtagccccccaAACAGGattccagtaactttccacttgcccaggtaactttccatcccctactaaccatagatggtaaggacagacccccacctgacgtagaagccccctagactataaaaccccacgggaagagagaataaaggcctttgatcctccaccatattggtgtccgcgtgtttcttaggcccgagtgaccctggggaatgggtcaccgtgctgtctcctgaaaccaggccgcctgccttgtatcagaaggcaacattctggtgccgaaaacccgggaagccgatcagcgccCGGGGAACGGGGATTCGCCTGGACAGGAAGCAGCGGCTGCCAGCGGCGGGTCCGACTGCAGCGTGGGGAGACGTCCCCGGACCAgcaaggaacatggaatccTATGCAAAGGTCGTATCAGATATGCATGCACAGTTTAGGATAGAATGTAGAATTAagtgtgagctcaggaattctaaTCTTGCTATTGCAAGGCTCCTAGAGCTCGGGACGATCGAACGTccggtaaatatattatattcggAAGTGCGGGAGAAGCGCACTGCCGCCTTAGCGGAGGATACTAAGTCCTCAGGCAGTGGTAAAAACCTCAAAGcgtgggggaaaggagaagaggccctaagcaaggcattagaagaacaggagacgTGGAAAGTCGCGCATATACGTTTATTTCTTGCAGTAAAGCGGGGGGCGGGGGCCGCGACGCACACAGTGTCTGAGAGCGATCGGATTGAATGCGGGAATATGCCGGGGCCGGGAGCGTTCCACCCCTTCCCGAgcctgagcccagagcccccatGGGACCCCCCGACCCTCTCGCGGAGCCCGCCGGGTCCCAGCCCCCCCGCGGAACCTTCCGAAAAATCCGCGGTTTCTCTATGcgtccctttcccttccccgcCGGCCGCCAGCCCAGCGCGGCAGGCAGAGCGGCACGCGCAGTTCTTCTGccggggacaggcagagggggcGCGGAGTGCGGCCAGATTGTCGAACCCCGCCGGGACCGGCGGGGACTCGCCGCCGCCGTTTGCGTTTGAAGGTACCGCCGAACTGCATGGCAAGGGCGGAAGGGAAGAGGCGGGGGGCGGAGATGCAATCAGTCTGCTTGACAACACATGCACGGgcgaggggggagaaggggcgaCCCCTGCAGTGGAGCGGGAGACCAATCAGAGCGTTCTATtcaaattaggtccttatagggcaaggacctctcccagcagcaggcgGGGGGAGCGCAGGGAGAAGGAACGGCACCACCCCCGAAGGGAGGAGCGGGATCGGACCGAGCCCGGCTGGGATTCGGAAACcgagagagcagaattaatacGGTTTCGAGCGAAACCgaataaagctttaaacaatatcgggaaacggtcgcaacacaaactcaccgattggggaaaaacaaagacagcttGTAGGGACCGAGCGCCGGCAGCCCCCATGAACGCTTTCCCGGTGGGGGTTGCCGGAGCGCAGGGAAACCAACGGGGGGCATATACCCCAGTTAACCTAAGGGAAGCCAAAGCGATTTCAGAAGGAGGAGTCAATTCAGCTGTAGTACCCACGTTTGTGAACGACCTTTCTAACAATAATGATCTGTTCACTTTTGATATTACGCAAATAAGCCGCATGCTTTTTGATGGGGCAGAGCGGATTCTATTTAAACAGGGGTGGCGGGACGACCGCGTTAGCCCAGGCttctggggaaaggcagcaactcagcgagctgtccccagccggcacagctttccctggcagcatcctTGCTCCGAGCACGCCCGAGAGGGATTGTAGGAGCTGCGGGAAGACACCCCGATGCAGCGGCCCAGCCACGGCGACCCCTAGGGGGGCAGGAGACCctcgtgccctgtgccctcacagggagcGGTCAATTTTGCATCCCCGCTTACGGTGCAATGGCCGAGCGGTCGGAcgaaacaaagtgattaaaagcgtgccaaaaagaaaaacgcaacctaccctaaaaccttacccactagagttagcaaagtcctaaccggccatgcggaagtctttcagacagaccgcgCAGCCAGATCGtactcagacccaatccttcgtaggttagaagctacctttatatccctgaatgaatccaaccctaacctaaccgaatcctgctggctttgctacgatgtcaaacctcccttttatgaaggaattgctttaaacactcccttcagttactccacagccgatgccccacaccagtgcagatgggaaacctctcgcaaaggaatcaccctgagtcaggtcacaggccagggcagatgctttggcaatgaaaccctagctaggcggagaggcaacgtctgcaccaaagttgtcaagcctaacaggaaaaacaataagtgggtagtcccatccgcacctgggatgtgggtttgccagcgatctggagtgagtccctgtgtgtctcttgccaaatttgatgactctaacgacttttgtgtccaagttctgatcgttcctagggtcctgtaccactcagacgaagaagtgtaccacctttttgaggaaccgagccggctccacaaaagagaaataataacaggtgtaactatcgcaatgctgctcggtctaggagcagcaggaacggcaacgggtgtctcagccctagcgacacagcaccaaggactgtcccagctgcaaatgacaatcgacgaggacctgcaaaggatcgagaaatccatctccttcctggagaagtcagtctcctcactctcggaagtggtcttgcagaacaggcgaggtctggacctcctgttcatgcagcaagggggcctgtgtgccgccttgagagaggagtgctgcttctatgcagaccacacaggagtcgtgagagactccatggcagaactcagaaacagactggctcagaggcagaaggacagggaagcccaacagggctggttcgaatcctggttcaatcaatcaccatggctaaccactctgatttctaccctaataggtccactGGCATTGCTACTTCTagcggttaccttcggaccttgcctgctgaacaagctggtctcattcgttcaggcccgcctggaacgggccaacatcctgttcatcgggcagcgaatccaaccagggaacactgccagccacaagtcctaaccttgactggcgaaaacttactcagatttaccaaacccccttttccttatggaactacaaccttatacctcatttcagtgtatgactacctcattcatttgtgaaaaaggggggggagatgtagcagatagggcctggcgttcggaagatctcgtgatgttacgggaagacagggcccctgtccccttagataagaaaattaacataggaatgtagccccccaAACAGGattccagtaactttccacttgcccaggtaactttccatcccctactaaccatagatggtaaggacagacccccacctgacgtagaagccccctagactataaaaccccacgggaagagagaataaaggcctttgatcctccaccatattggtgtccgcgtgtttcttaggcccgagtgaccctggggaatgggtcaccgtgctgtctcctgaaaccaggccgcctgccttgtatcagaaggcaacaggcTCAAGGAAAACTTCAGCTACCCTCCTGGGTTCATTCAGCAGACCAGGGGAAGGGTTCAGCAGGCTCAGACTCCTGTGTCTCTGGTGGTATCATCGCTGGGGTCAGTTTTTTCTTTTGGCTGCTCAAAGACCCTCTCGAGGGAGAGTCGGAGGCACCCCATGGAGCAGGGCCTCCTGCATCTGCCCACCAGGAAGTAGATGAAGGGTTTGATGCTGCTGTTGATGCAGGTGAGCAGTAAAGCAACCTGTGAGGACACAGTGATGTAAccgagctgctgcaggaaattcCAGAAGCTGAGGATGAGAGTGAGGAGCACAATGATGACAATAACGATGTTGCGCCTCTTgggttgctgctgctgggagaccCTCTTGGCATTAATGAAATCAATTGTCCCAGAAATGACCACGGGTGCAACAAAGAGGAGCAGGATGATGGTGTACATGGAGATGAGAGGAACACGGCAGTGCTCCTGCTCGTGTGATGGGCACAAGAATGACACTGCAGGAATGACAGCAAAGAGAGCAAAGAAGGCCCAGGATTGGACACTGATCACCACCCACATCAGGCGCTCTGGAAGCTTCCAGTGGCAGCAGAGCTTACAGAGCTTGTACATAGACTGCACATTGCTGCTGGGCATCAGCCAGAACAGTCCCCAGTAGTAGGAGAGCACTGAGAGCTGGAAAAGGAAACTCAGGTACAGCAGGGGCAGGATAGGAGAGCAGGATATGTCCTCCACCAGGAAGAGGAAGGCAGAGGGGACTgcaaaaaagaggaagaggaaatcAGCAATAGCCAGGTCAAAGATGCCAGAGTTCCTGATTTTCAGTCTGAGGAGGCCGATGACAGCCCCGTTCCCAGCCAGCCCACAGAGGCCAATGAGCAGTGTCACACTGTGTATGGCCACATCAGTgacatctgtctcacacagatCATCTCCTTCAGTGGGTGAGGCAGGAGATGGGGACACGGTGGTCACCTCCATGGATGGAcactgggcaggcagtgggatgtggcCCCTGGCTGTGGTCAAAGTGGATGGGCAGTAAGTGCTTGGAGAATCCAGGGATGGACAATgtggctcctcagcagctccctgcagtgggaaggattCAGTGGGGAGGAATGAGGTGTGCAGGGGAGGAGGGTGGTGGAAATTGCTGGTAGAGGGAGGTGGGAGGGTTGGGCTGTtcaggcacagggcagaggaggggGAAGCTGGGGAGGGCACTGCAGTCACCGGGAGAGGGTGTCaggaacagagcagctgctgcaggagaggaaggtgGGGTAGGGAGGAAGGCAAACATTGCACTGACCTGTtccctgtggggcagcagcaggcaaaggGGTCTGTGCAGATCAGCGCGCTTCCTGTAATCTCTTGCTCTTTTGGAATCCTTATTCCAAAGTGGATCCTCCCAGATCAGTACCATGCACAAGAATGTTCCCAGACCCCCCCTCTCCTGTTCCTCTGGCTCCTCTCTGTGCCCTGTCCTGTTATTGCTCCCCAGACTCAGTGGGGTCACAGGGCAGTCAGAAGTGGTTTTGCAACTTCGGCTATGTAAGGGTTCCACAGCCTTACGGTTActgatctgatttttttttttttttattctttgccAAATGGACTTTGTGAATGGCTGTGCAATTCCTCCTGATAGAAAACAGTCCTTCCCAGAAGATCCATTGTCTGACATCCTTCCATCTTCCAAAAGGTTTCTACCATTCCTCATTTCTCTTCCTTGAGAGGTCATGCTCCTTCCAGTAGCAGAGGGATGCTGGtggtgctggcagcactggaatgctggcagtgctggcagggcaggtgaggcagctgGGTGCTCTCCAGAACTATTCCCAATCTGGGAATAGCTGTCCATGATCATTGCCAAAACATGGCCTGGGcccaaggaagcagagctgagcagctcccagTTGTATCCCCACATCATGCTCATCTTTGCGTCCTATCTCCACCCTGCTCTCCATCCTCACCCCATCCTATCACATCCCACAGCTCTCCCagacagctgctgctcccccacTCTGAGTGCGGCCTctcaggctctgctctcctccaggACTGCTGGGATCCAGACCCCTTCCAACCCACTcttgtgacagtggtcacaagggttcttggctgagggaagagatgaaaatattgactccatgtttagaaggcttgatttattattttctgatatgtatatattacattataactaactagaaagaatagaaggaaaggtttcctcagaaggctagaTAAGAATTGAATAGAGTAGAAAAggatgataacaaaggcagctggctcggacagagagcgagagccagctctgccaagACTGGTCACCAAATCCAAACATCCAGAGGAGACCAACcgcagatccacctgttgcaatccacagcagcagataaccattgtttacattttatttctgaggcctcagctgctcagaagggaaaaatcctaagaaaggatttttagtgaaaagATGCCTGTGACACACTCTGACCCACTCCAGACTGCTCCGAAACCGCCTTCAACAACCCAGATCCTCCCGGtgcccccttttccccccagatGACATGATCCTGCCCCACTCCAACTGGGAACCCATCACTgtctctgctcctcctggctgTAGAGTTCTAGGACCCAGCTCCGATGTGCTCCTCAGAAGAACACAGGATGGTAATCGTGGCTGGAAACAGTGGAGAAACTGATAGGGAGGCCTCCAGGGGTTTGGGGAAAATGCTGTAACAAGAAGCAAGAGCACATGgccaaaggaaaaattaaaggcAAGGTCACCTTTAATATCATAGCACTCTGGGAATATGAACACCAGGGACCCCTCTCAATGAACCTCCAGGGCCATCAAAAGACTTCCAGAAGGAAGAGGGTGCATGGAAATGAGTTCTAGGAAAATGTTGTTTAACTattagataaaaaaaaaaataattaatgccTATGTATGGTTATAGTGGATAAAAACACTTTTATAAAGTCTCACAGCACACTCAGAAAATGGAGAGATCcttctgcatttcctgctgaCTTAGAGTTCCATTGGTAACAACATTAGCTAGTGTTAGAAACTTTATTCTGTCTGAATTGTGGTATCTCTCCTCATTCCCATCTCTGCCACACTCTCCATGCTATGCCATGCCATGTCGTGCCATGcaatgccatgccatgccatcccatgccatgccatgccatcccatcccatcccatcccatgccatcccatcccatgccatcccatcccatgccatcccatcccatgccatcccatcccatcccatcccatcccatcccatcccatcccatcccatcccatcccatcccatcccatcccatcccatcccatcccatcccatcccatcccatcccgatGGGTTCCCagtccctggcctctccctggctgcaggtgtggcctgttgggctctgctgctctccagtgggagatttgggattggtggcacccagagccctcctgccccctccagcccctgtcTGCCTGATGCCTTGGGCTGGCTCTCTGGAACAGAGGCCAGAGCAGGTGAAGAGAATCAAAGGAGGCATTGATGAGAGGCCTTCAAAAGGTTCACCTTGGGCTCTCAAAGCCTCCAAGAGGGGCTGCACCCAAAATGGACAGTGGTCATGAGTTTTTCAGACAGATGTAAGTTTTGTCCATTTAGAAATCAGTGGGTAATCCTCCAACTACAGCTTCAAGTAATGAAGTCATTTAGCACCAGTTTGCCCTCCCCAATTCATTTTTGTCTATACTTTTCTGGGCATCAGGTAGTAGAGTGTCCTTGAATTTCAGGCCTAgagggattgttttgtctgaccaaATGTGCAAACAGTTAACTAACACTTTCCATGGAGTTTAGAGTTATGCACTAATGCAGTACAGGatatgaaaaatagaaaggCTAAAATCCTAAGGCATTATGCCACCTCTGACATCCTCTAGAAATTCCCCCCAGGCTGCCTTCCCCTCCAGACAGCCCCgctcctctcctgccccactcaggagccccagcagtgtttctgctcctcctggcaaTTCCATGCTTCTCCAGCCCAATGAACAGCAGTGGAGCCATCCCTGTAGTGCCTCTTGTTTGTGTCCAAAGGAGGATGgggggctggagagcagggatggagctggggaggggcatCTCCAAGAGAAAGACGGCCCCAAAGCCTTCCGGGGCAGGCTGGGGTGAGCAGCCTGTAGGGAGGGACTGGAGCCTGAGGCccggggctgggagggatgggaaggaCGGGAGGTGGGTGGGCTGCATGGGGAGTGGGATGGGAGGGTGGTGTGGGAGGGGTGGGAcatgatggagctgctgggaagaTGTGGTGGGAAGGTGTGGGGTGTGGTGGGACTGGAGAGAAGGTGTGGGGTGTGGTGGGGCTGGAGAGAAGGTGTGGGGTGTGGTGGGGCTGGTGGCCTCAGGGAAGCCCCAGGGAGGGGGGTGATGCCCCGTGGAGCCCATGGTGACAAACACAGGTGTCACCCTGCTCCTGGAAGggggtggctgtgctgaggatcacggcctcctcctctccttgctgctgcatcACCTGAGCctgctgagggagcagctgaaAGCAGTGGAAAGGAAGAATTTCTGAAGGCAGAGACATCTTTGCACCTGGctcacaaaattaaaaattaaatatctcGTGGGAGATCTCTGCTGTGACACTCACAGAGCACTCTTGGTGGGGAATGCTGAGCCCCTGGGCCATCGTGTccgtgccagcccagctctggctctgggGATCGTGGTTGCTGCAGGGAGCACAAGCCATGGCCGTGTCCCCTCTCTCCAGCCACATTCccggctggcagcagcagccagaggaagCTGGGAAGCGCTGGCAGAGGGGGCAAAGGCAGCTCAGGGTTCACGGTGCTGTTCCTTGATAGCAGACTCAGTGGGATGCAGGAACCAGGTGCCAGGGGGAATTCTGGGGTTACAGCCGTGTTGGGAAGGATCCATTTGGGGAACAGTGCTCCAGGACCGGTGAGGGAGGAGCAAATCCATGCTCCAATGAGAATCCTGCAGAGCATCCCTCCCACATGGCCACTGTCATTGCCCCTGCTCCTTTCTCCTGCAGGATTACAGCACCACAGGGAGGGTGATCCCATGGATATTTATTAATCAGGTGACTCAAAGAAACCCTTGGCCACTCTGCCAAGGTCCTTCAGCAGAGCAGTGGAAGGAATCAACAGGTTGGAAAGGCTGTGTCCATGGCAGGATCATGGTTGTGGGCAGTGTTTTCTTCTGGCTCCTCAAAGACCCTCTGGAGGGAGAGCCATAGGGATCCCACGGAGTAGGGCCTCCTGAACCTCCCCACCAAGAGGTAGATGATGGGGTTGGTGCTGCTATGGATGCAGGCGAGCAGGAAAAGAACCTGGGAGGACACAACGGTGTAGccgagctgctgcaggaaattggagaggctgagggggagagcaaagaggaggaaggagagcacaACGAGGAAAATAACAATGTTGAGTCTCTTgggttgctgctgctgggacccACACTTGAACTTAATGATGAGGATTGTGCTGGAAATGAGCATGGCTGGGGCAAAGAGGAAGAGGTTGAGGGCGTACATAGTGATGAGAGACACCTGGCAGTGGTCATGCTCTCGTGACCAGCACAGGGCAGTCATAGTGACAATGACAGTGATGCAGagggcccagagcagggcacacacCATCCATGAGAGGCGCTGGGGATGGCGGCAGCGGTACCAGAGTGGACAGAGGATAGACGTGCACCTGTCAATGCTGATGGCTGTCAGCAGGTACAGCCCCATGGTGTAAAGAGAACAGCGAGAGCTGGAAAAACAACTTCAGGTACTCCCGGAGTGTAATAGTGTAGCAGGAAACTTCCTCCAGCAggtggagcaggagggaggtggccacaaagagcaggaaaatgaaGTCGGCGACAGCCAAATGGAAGATATAGACTGTGATGGGGTTCCTGCAGAACCtgaggaggcagagcagagccccgTTCCCAGCCAGCCCACAGA is a window from the Zonotrichia albicollis isolate bZonAlb1 chromosome 6, bZonAlb1.hap1, whole genome shotgun sequence genome containing:
- the LOC141729419 gene encoding mas-related G-protein coupled receptor member H-like, which encodes MEVTTVSPSPASPTEGDDLCETDVTDVAIHSVTLLIGLCGLAGNGAVIGLLRLKIRNSGIFDLAIADFLFLFFAVPSAFLFLVEDISCSPILPLLYLSFLFQLSVLSYYWGLFWLMPSSNVQSMYKLCKLCCHWKLPERLMWVVISVQSWAFFALFAVIPAVSFLCPSHEQEHCRVPLISMYTIILLLFVAPVVISGTIDFINAKRVSQQQQPKRRNIVIVIIVLLTLILSFWNFLQQLGYITVSSQVALLLTCINSSIKPFIYFLVGRCRRPCSMGCLRLSLERVFEQPKEKTDPSDDTTRDTGV
- the LOC141729281 gene encoding LOW QUALITY PROTEIN: mas-related G-protein coupled receptor member H-like (The sequence of the model RefSeq protein was modified relative to this genomic sequence to represent the inferred CDS: deleted 1 base in 1 codon), which encodes MPWGPGAAEEPRGPSLDSPSTDCPSTLTTARGHILLPAQRPSMEASTVSSSPASPTEEDNTCGIDITDAAIVGIILFFCLCGLAGNGALLCLLRFCRNPITVYIFHLAVADFIFLLFVATSLLLHLLEEVSCYTITLREYLKLFFQLSLFSYTMGLYLLTAISIDRCTSILCPLWYRCRHPQRLSWMVCALLWALCITVIVTMTALCWSREHDHCQVSLITMYALNLFLFAPAMLISSTILIIKFKCGSQQQQPKRLNIVIFLVVLSFLLFALPLSLSNFLQQLGYTVVSSQVLFLLACIHSSTNPIIYLLVGRFRRPYSVGSLWLSLQRVFEEPEENTAHNHDPAMDTAFPTC